The Lagopus muta isolate bLagMut1 chromosome 8, bLagMut1 primary, whole genome shotgun sequence genome contains a region encoding:
- the SLC11A1 gene encoding natural resistance-associated macrophage protein 1, with translation MSGSSPATASLEPGITGSLNRGQTDASNIPVPPHHPVPHAQTYLDELISIPRGSAPGFSFRKLWAFTGPGFLMSIAYLDPGNVESDLQCGAVAGFKLLWVLLWATVLGLLCQRLAIRLGVVTGKDLAEICYLYYPTVPRVLLWLMMEIAIIGSDMQEVIGTAIAFSLLSAGRIPLWGGVLITITDTLFFLFLDKYGLRKLEAFFGLLITIMALTFGYEYVVVRPVQTEVLKGIFLPYCLGCGREELLQAVGIVGAIIMPHNIFLHSSLVKTRAIDRSKKEEVKEANMYFLTESCLALFVSFLINLFVMAVFGEAFYHQRNEDVHNKCVNSSVSHYASIFPINNETVSVDIYQGGVILGCYFGAAALYIWAVGILAAGQSSTMTGTYAGQFVMEGFLQMRWSRFTRVLFTRSLAILPTLFVAAFRDISQLTGMNDLLNVLQSILLPFAVLPVLTFTSLRPLMHDFTNGLLGKVLMSLITGLVCAINVYFVVDFLPTLRGLGYLIPLGLLLVAYVAFVAYLLWTCSIAHGARFLPRGRYNRFSFDLTMDGPGAAGPQ, from the exons ATGTCTGGATCGAGCCCTGCTACGGCATCACTGGAGCCAG gCATCACTGGGTCCCTGAACCGAGGCCAAACGGACGCCAGCAACATCCCTGTCCCCCCGCATCACCCTGTTCCCCATGCTCAGACCTACCTGGATGAGCTCATCAGCATCCCCAGAGGCAGCGCG CCCGGCTTCAGCTTCAGGAAGCTGTGGGCTTTCACTGGCCCTGGCTTCCTGATGAGCATCGCCTACCTGGACCCAGGCAACGTGGAGTCAGACCTGCAGTGCGGGGCCGTGGCCGGCTTTAAG ctgctgtgggtgctgctgtgggccACAGTGCTGGGACTGCTGTGCCAGAGGTTGGCCATCCGCCTGGGCGTGGTGACGGGGAAGGACTTGGCAGAGATCTGCTACCTCTATTACCCCACG GTGCCCCgtgtgctgctgtggctcaTGATGGAAATCGCCATCATCGGCTCAGACATGCAGGAGGTGATTGGGACGGCCATCGCCTTCAGCCTGCTCTCAGCCGGACG CATCCCGCTCTGGGGTGGTGTTCTCATTACCATCACAGACaccctcttcttcctcttccttgaCAAGTATG gGCTCCGCAAGCTGGAGGCTTTCTTTGGCCTCCTCATCACCATCATGGCTCTGACCTTTGGCTATGAG TACGTGGTGGTGAGGCCAGTGCAGACAGAGGTGCTGAAGGGAATTTTCCTGCCCTACTGCCTGGGCTGTGGGcgagaggagctgctgcaggctgtgggcaTCGTTGGTGCCATCATCATGCCCCATAACATCTTCCTACACTCCTCCTTGGTGAAG ACCCGGGCGATTGACCGCTCCAAGAAGGAGGAGGTAAAGGAGGCCAACATGTACTTCCTGACTGAGTCCTGCCTCGCTCTCTTCGTCTCCTTCCTCATCAACCTCTTTGTCATGGCTGTCTTTGGCGAGGCTTTCTACCACCAGCGCAATGAGGATGTG CATAACAAGTGTGTCAACAGCAGTGTCAGTCACTATGCCAGCATCTTCCCCATCAACAATGAGACGGTCTCTGTGGATATCTATCAGGGA GGTGTCATCCTGGGCTGCTATTTTGGGGCTGCAGCGCTCTACATCTGGGCCGTGGGGAtcctggcagcagggcagagctccACCATGACAGGCACCTACGCAGGACAGTTTGTCATGGAG GGCTTCCTGCAGATGCGCTGGTCCCGCTTCACCCGGGTACTGTTCACTCGCTCCCTGGCTATCCTGCCCACCCTCTTCGTGGCTGCCTTTAGGGACATAAGCCAGCTGACGGGCATGAATGACCTGCTTAACGTGCTGCAGAGCATCCTG CTGCCCTTCGCCGTGCTGCCCGTCCTCACCTTCACCAGCCTGCGCCCGCTCATGCATGACTTCACCAATGGTCT CCTGGGGAAGGTGCTGATGTCCCTCATTACGGGGTTGGTCTGTGCCATCAATGTGTACTTCGTGGTGGATTTCCTGCCCACGCTGCGGGGCCTGGGCTACCTCATtcccctggggctgctgctggtggcttaCGTGGCCTTTGTCGCCTACCTG CTCTGGACGTGCAGCATCGCGCACGGAGCGCGGTTCCTGCCCAGGGGACGCTACAACCGGTTCAGCTTCGATCTCACCATGGACGGGCCGGGGGCGGCAGGGCCGCAGTGA
- the LOC125696808 gene encoding ciliogenesis-associated TTC17-interacting protein isoform X3 — MQAAAKFLNRIGPEELERCLFTETLALVAAGGQPQGHLWVTARHAPYEQEGQLVRSCLLLQAGSQGLLDGVPYSCRLTGYVSMQLETLEQEQHERLEFGAHPMERKIHMVQHPHGMTVTVTTQDGEADPQHQVFSYSWASLEGLLGEAASLLLLRVLACRRAVPPSITFPAIDKEGHLCTTTYRSLGMRQQPVGSAQAEVLVVERALHAAQGIPMVWHYSLLPSGHLARQVQVGCPMVAVLQDAPALSGMGAESQPLFPKQLLDWEEDAQLCSWFLDRKAGKDPGSPPAWHGDDPVLNPTGGAASVPQHLHSAAS, encoded by the exons ATGCAGGCAGCTGCTAAGTTCCTGAACCGCATCG GGCCAGAGGAGCTGGAGCGCTGCCTGTTCACTGAGACACTGGCACTGGTGGCAGCGGGGGGACAGCCGCAGGGACATCTCTGGGTGACAGCCCGACATGCACCCTATGAGCAGGAGGGCCAGCTGGTGAggagctgcctcctgctccaggcCGGCTCCCAGGGGCTGCTGGATGGCGTGCCATATTCCTGCAGGCTCACAG GGTATGTGTCTATGCAGCTGGAGAcgctggagcaggagcagcacgaGCGCTTGGAG TTTGGAGCACACCCCATGGAGAGGAAGATCCACATGGTACAGCACCCACATGGAATGACCGTCACTGTCACCACCCAGGACGGAGAG GCAGACCCACAGCACCAGGTGTTCTCCTACAGCTGGGCCTCGCTggaggggctgctgggggaggctgccagtctgctgctgctgcgggtGCTGGCGTGCCGCCGTGCCGTGCCCCCCAGCATCACCTTCCCGGCCATCGACAAGGAGGGCCACCTCTGCACCACCACCTAT CGCTCCCTGGGCATGCGGCAGCAGCCGGTGGGCTCAGCACAGGCGGAAGTATTGGTGGTGGAGAGAGCCCTGCATGCTGCCCAGGGCATTCCGATGGTGTGGCACTACAGCCTCCTCCCCAGCGG GCATTTGGCTCGGCAGGTGCAGGTGGGGTGCCCGAtggttgctgtgctgcaggatgcaCCTGCTCTCAGCGGCATGGGTGCAGAGTCCCAGCCTCTCTTCCCAAAGCAGCTGCTGGACTGGGAGGAGGACgcccagctgtgctcctggtTCTTGGACAGGAAG GCAGGGAAAGACCCAGGCTCCCCACCAGCTTGGCACGGGGACGACCCTGTCCTCAACCCTACAGGAGGAGCTGCGAGCGTCCCACAGCACCTACATTCAGCAGCATCCTGA
- the PNKD gene encoding probable hydrolase PNKD isoform X1, with protein MAGPRCRAAVAAGAAACGLVVAAWLGRCPAVRRIARRASAALMALAGPLLFRLGYSLYARTRLGFLFYKRQVKKARERFPHGHSVSQPLGFHGVKIVPIPVLSNNYSYLVIDTDSGRAAVVDPSDPLAVQAAIEEEGVVLEAILCTHKHWDHSGGNVALLQQHSSCKVYGSAVDAIPELTHPIGDREKLSVGCLTFEALATPGHTVGHMAFVLDAGPFGGPPCLFSGDLLFLAGCGRLFEGSPETMLASLDAAMGLGEDTLLWPGHEYALECLSFARLLELDNPALEQKLLWATQQRQEKRSTCPSTLGEERTYNPFLRTHRRELHEALGLQRGSGEHHDAFRARVLREVRRRKDLYKAT; from the exons ATGGCGGGGCCGCGCTGTCGGGCGGCGGTGGCGGCTGGGGCCGCTGCATGCGGGCTGGTGGTCGCCGCCTGGCTGGGCCGCTGTCCGGCTGTGCGCCGCATCGCCCGCCGCGCCTCCGCCGCTCTCATGGCACTCGCCGGGCCGCTGCTTTTCCGCCTGGG GTACAGCCTGTACGCCCGCACACGCCTCGGCTTCCTCTTCTACAAGCGGCAGGTGAAGAAAGCCCGCGAGCGCTTCCCCCACGGCCATTCGGTGTCCCAACCACTGGGCTTCCATG GGGTGAAAATCGTGCCCATCCCTGTGCTCTCCAATAACTACAGCTACCTGGTCATCGACACAGACTCTGGCCGTGCAGCCGTGGTCGACCCCTCTGACCCACTGGCTGTGCAG GCTGCCATTGAAGAGGAGGGGGTGGTGCTGGAGGCTATACTCTGTACACACAAACACTG GGACCACAGCGGAGGGAACGTGgcgctgctccagcagcacagctcctgcaagGTGTATGGCAGTGCTGTCGATGCCATCCCCGAGCTCACCCA CCCCATTGGGGACAGGGAGAAGCTGAGCGTGGGCTGCCTGACTTTTGAGGCACTGGCCACACCAGGCCACACCGTGGGGCACATGGCCTTTGTGCTGGATGCAGGGCCCTTCGGGGGCCCCCCCTGCCTGTTCTCCGGGGACCTGCTCTTCCTGGCTGGTTGTG GAAGACTGTTTGAGGGCTCCCCCGAAACCATGCTGGCCTCCCTGGATGCAGCCATGGGCTTGGGAGAGGACACGCTGCTGTGGCCGG GCCACGAGTATGCACTGGAGTGCCTGAGCTTCGCCCGCCTGCTGGAGCTGGACAACCCCGCGCTGGAGCAGAAGCTGCTCTGGGCCACTCAGCAGCGGCAGGAGAAGAGGAGTACG TGCCCCTCGACGTTGGGTGAGGAGCGGACCTACAACCCCTTCCTGCGCACGCACCGCCGGGAGCTGCATGAGGCGCTGGGGCTGCAGCGGGGCAGCGGGGAGCACCACGATGCCTTCCGAGCCCGCGTCCTGCGGGAGGTGCGCAGGAGGAAGGATCTCTACAAGGCCACCTAG
- the CTDSP1 gene encoding carboxy-terminal domain RNA polymerase II polypeptide A small phosphatase 1 gives MDHQSIITQVSKEEVTAPLQEKGAQSPPAAAKKPRGRSILQSLFCCLCHDDAEPFSVNNNAPLLVEENGTVPKAAVKHLLPEIKPQDASKLCVVIDLDETLVHSSFKPVNNADFIIPVEIDGIMHQVYVLKRPHVDEFLQRMGELFECVLFTASLAKYADPVADLLDKWGAFRARLFRESCVFHRGNYVKDLSRLGRDLRRIIIVDNSPASYIFHPDNAVPVASWFDNMADTELLDLLPFFERLSKVDDVYTVLKKQRTNS, from the exons atggACCACCAGTCCATCATCACCCAGGTTAGCAAGGAGGAGGTGACCGCCCCGCTGCAGGAGAAAG GTGCCCAGAGCCCCCCGGCCGCTGCCAAGAAGCCTCGGGGCCGCAGCATCCTCCAGTCCCTCTTCTGCTGCCTGTGCCACGATGATGCTGAGCCCTTCTCCGTCAATAACAACGCCCCACTGCTGGTGGAGGAGAATGGCACCGTGCCCAAG gctgcggTCAAGCACCTCCTGCCCGAGATCAAGCCTCAGGATGCCAGCAAGCTGTGTGTGGTCATCGACCTGGACGAGACACTGGTGCACAGCTCCTTCAAG ccGGTGAACAACGCTGACTTCATCATTCCGGTGGAGATTGATGGTATCATGCACCAG GTGTATGTGCTGAAGCGGCCGCATGTGGACGAGTTCCTGCAGCGCATGGGAGAGCTGTTTGAGTGTGTGCTCTTCACCGCCAGCCTGGCCAAG TATGCGGACCCCGTGGCCGACCTGCTGGATAAATGGGGGGCGTTCCGTGCCCGGCTCTTCCGCGAGTCCTGCGTCTTCCACCGGGGCAATTACGTGAAAGACCTGAGCCGCCTGGGCCGCGACCTGCGCCGCATCATCATCGTGGACAACTCGCCCGCCTCCTACATCTTCCACCCTGACAACGCT GTGCCGGTGGCCTCATGGTTCGACAACATGGCAGACACGGAGCTGCTGGACCTGCTGCCCTTCTTCGAGAGACTCAGCAAAGTGGACGACGTTTACACAGTGCTCAAGAAGCAGCGGACTAACAGCTAG
- the LOC125696808 gene encoding ciliogenesis-associated TTC17-interacting protein isoform X1: MQAAAKFLNRIGPEELERCLFTETLALVAAGGQPQGHLWVTARHAPYEQEGQLVRSCLLLQAGSQGLLDGVPYSCRLTGYVSMQLETLEQEQHERLEFGAHPMERKIHMVQHPHGMTVTVTTQDGEADPQHQVFSYSWASLEGLLGEAASLLLLRVLACRRAVPPSITFPAIDKEGHLCTTTYVRPWGARVADTRMTGGHRVILCPYSAPWACGSSRWAQHRRKYWWWREPCMLPRAFRWCGTTASSPAGIWLGRCRWGARWLLCCRMHLLSAAWVQSPSLSSQSSCWTGRRTPSCAPGSWTGRQGKTQAPHQLGTGTTLSSTLQEELRASHSTYIQQHPELFALLADFLQALLLRQPPDPILFAAEFFAPFARHQPPGPSFASSVSPSPFCSISCPSPLAQGD, translated from the exons ATGCAGGCAGCTGCTAAGTTCCTGAACCGCATCG GGCCAGAGGAGCTGGAGCGCTGCCTGTTCACTGAGACACTGGCACTGGTGGCAGCGGGGGGACAGCCGCAGGGACATCTCTGGGTGACAGCCCGACATGCACCCTATGAGCAGGAGGGCCAGCTGGTGAggagctgcctcctgctccaggcCGGCTCCCAGGGGCTGCTGGATGGCGTGCCATATTCCTGCAGGCTCACAG GGTATGTGTCTATGCAGCTGGAGAcgctggagcaggagcagcacgaGCGCTTGGAG TTTGGAGCACACCCCATGGAGAGGAAGATCCACATGGTACAGCACCCACATGGAATGACCGTCACTGTCACCACCCAGGACGGAGAG GCAGACCCACAGCACCAGGTGTTCTCCTACAGCTGGGCCTCGCTggaggggctgctgggggaggctgccagtctgctgctgctgcgggtGCTGGCGTGCCGCCGTGCCGTGCCCCCCAGCATCACCTTCCCGGCCATCGACAAGGAGGGCCACCTCTGCACCACCACCTATGTGAGACCCTGGGGGGCACGGGTGGCTGACACGAGGATGACAGGTGGGCACAGAGTGATTTTGTGTCCCTACAGCGCTCCCTGGGCATGCGGCAGCAGCCGGTGGGCTCAGCACAGGCGGAAGTATTGGTGGTGGAGAGAGCCCTGCATGCTGCCCAGGGCATTCCGATGGTGTGGCACTACAGCCTCCTCCCCAGCGG GCATTTGGCTCGGCAGGTGCAGGTGGGGTGCCCGAtggttgctgtgctgcaggatgcaCCTGCTCTCAGCGGCATGGGTGCAGAGTCCCAGCCTCTCTTCCCAAAGCAGCTGCTGGACTGGGAGGAGGACgcccagctgtgctcctggtTCTTGGACAGGAAG GCAGGGAAAGACCCAGGCTCCCCACCAGCTTGGCACGGGGACGACCCTGTCCTCAACCCTACAGGAGGAGCTGCGAGCGTCCCACAGCACCTACATTCAGCAGCATCCTGAGCTCTTTGCACTGCTGGCTGACTTCCTGCAGGCCCTGCTGCTCCGCCAGCCCCCCGACCCCATCCTCTTTGCTGCAGAATTCTTTGCTCCCTTTGCCCGCCACCAGCCCCCTGGGCCCAGCTTTGCCTCCTCCGTATCCCCCAGCCctttctgcagcatctcctgtcCCAGTCCCCTGGCTCAGGGGGATTAA
- the LOC125696808 gene encoding ciliogenesis-associated TTC17-interacting protein isoform X2: MQAAAKFLNRIGPEELERCLFTETLALVAAGGQPQGHLWVTARHAPYEQEGQLVRSCLLLQAGSQGLLDGVPYSCRLTGYVSMQLETLEQEQHERLEFGAHPMERKIHMVQHPHGMTVTVTTQDGEADPQHQVFSYSWASLEGLLGEAASLLLLRVLACRRAVPPSITFPAIDKEGHLCTTTYRSLGMRQQPVGSAQAEVLVVERALHAAQGIPMVWHYSLLPSGHLARQVQVGCPMVAVLQDAPALSGMGAESQPLFPKQLLDWEEDAQLCSWFLDRKEELRASHSTYIQQHPELFALLADFLQALLLRQPPDPILFAAEFFAPFARHQPPGPSFASSVSPSPFCSISCPSPLAQGD, from the exons ATGCAGGCAGCTGCTAAGTTCCTGAACCGCATCG GGCCAGAGGAGCTGGAGCGCTGCCTGTTCACTGAGACACTGGCACTGGTGGCAGCGGGGGGACAGCCGCAGGGACATCTCTGGGTGACAGCCCGACATGCACCCTATGAGCAGGAGGGCCAGCTGGTGAggagctgcctcctgctccaggcCGGCTCCCAGGGGCTGCTGGATGGCGTGCCATATTCCTGCAGGCTCACAG GGTATGTGTCTATGCAGCTGGAGAcgctggagcaggagcagcacgaGCGCTTGGAG TTTGGAGCACACCCCATGGAGAGGAAGATCCACATGGTACAGCACCCACATGGAATGACCGTCACTGTCACCACCCAGGACGGAGAG GCAGACCCACAGCACCAGGTGTTCTCCTACAGCTGGGCCTCGCTggaggggctgctgggggaggctgccagtctgctgctgctgcgggtGCTGGCGTGCCGCCGTGCCGTGCCCCCCAGCATCACCTTCCCGGCCATCGACAAGGAGGGCCACCTCTGCACCACCACCTAT CGCTCCCTGGGCATGCGGCAGCAGCCGGTGGGCTCAGCACAGGCGGAAGTATTGGTGGTGGAGAGAGCCCTGCATGCTGCCCAGGGCATTCCGATGGTGTGGCACTACAGCCTCCTCCCCAGCGG GCATTTGGCTCGGCAGGTGCAGGTGGGGTGCCCGAtggttgctgtgctgcaggatgcaCCTGCTCTCAGCGGCATGGGTGCAGAGTCCCAGCCTCTCTTCCCAAAGCAGCTGCTGGACTGGGAGGAGGACgcccagctgtgctcctggtTCTTGGACAGGAAG GAGGAGCTGCGAGCGTCCCACAGCACCTACATTCAGCAGCATCCTGAGCTCTTTGCACTGCTGGCTGACTTCCTGCAGGCCCTGCTGCTCCGCCAGCCCCCCGACCCCATCCTCTTTGCTGCAGAATTCTTTGCTCCCTTTGCCCGCCACCAGCCCCCTGGGCCCAGCTTTGCCTCCTCCGTATCCCCCAGCCctttctgcagcatctcctgtcCCAGTCCCCTGGCTCAGGGGGATTAA